A single Arachidicoccus sp. BS20 DNA region contains:
- a CDS encoding DUF2130 domain-containing protein, with the protein MNEIICPNCHKAFKVDEAGFADILKQVRDHQFEEELKNRIESEVRLAKAEQRNAFTEAYKNLEKERDSLANTLKNKDTEIENAVKIAEATLKNSYQDLIAQKDNSITTLKAQKDNEINQLKAKIESAETEKKLALAEAVQKVEKERDTLATEKILLEKSLNEKYIAELKTKDDIIKLKDEEIALRKDMKLKLSTKMLGETLEQHCETEFNKLRPVAFQNAYFEKDNNSSSGSKGDFIYRENDEAGNEIISIMFEMKNEADQTATKKRNEDFFKELDKDRNEKNCEYAVLVSLLESENELYNTGIVDVSHRYNKMYVVRPQFFIPIITLLRNAAMNAMKYKAELALVRNQNIDITNFEEELSEFKKGFARNYELASRRFKEAIDEIDKTIIHLQKTKDALLSSENNYRLANNKAEDLSIKKLTRNNPTMKAKFDELSNKLE; encoded by the coding sequence ATGAACGAGATTATTTGTCCGAATTGTCATAAGGCATTTAAAGTAGATGAAGCCGGTTTTGCAGATATTCTTAAACAAGTTCGCGACCATCAGTTTGAGGAAGAATTAAAAAACAGAATTGAAAGTGAAGTAAGGCTTGCGAAAGCTGAGCAACGAAATGCGTTTACCGAAGCGTATAAAAATCTGGAAAAAGAACGCGACAGCTTAGCGAATACCTTAAAAAATAAAGACACGGAAATAGAAAATGCAGTAAAAATTGCCGAAGCTACGCTTAAAAATTCTTACCAGGATTTGATTGCTCAGAAAGATAACAGCATCACTACGCTAAAAGCCCAAAAAGACAATGAAATAAATCAGTTGAAAGCCAAAATCGAAAGTGCGGAAACGGAGAAAAAACTGGCGCTTGCAGAAGCTGTTCAGAAAGTGGAAAAAGAACGCGATACCCTGGCAACAGAAAAAATACTGCTCGAAAAATCGTTGAACGAAAAGTATATAGCCGAGCTTAAAACGAAAGACGACATTATTAAATTGAAAGACGAAGAAATTGCACTCCGCAAAGATATGAAGCTGAAACTCTCAACTAAAATGCTTGGAGAAACGCTTGAACAGCATTGCGAAACAGAGTTTAATAAACTTCGCCCTGTTGCTTTTCAAAACGCTTATTTTGAGAAAGACAACAATTCAAGTTCCGGTAGCAAAGGCGATTTTATTTATAGGGAAAATGATGAAGCAGGCAATGAAATTATCTCGATTATGTTCGAGATGAAAAATGAAGCCGACCAAACGGCAACCAAAAAACGCAATGAAGATTTTTTTAAAGAACTTGACAAAGACCGGAACGAAAAGAACTGCGAATATGCTGTTTTAGTGTCATTGTTAGAATCGGAAAACGAGTTATACAACACAGGAATTGTTGATGTGTCGCACCGATACAACAAAATGTACGTCGTGCGTCCACAGTTTTTTATTCCGATAATTACTTTGCTGCGCAATGCAGCCATGAACGCTATGAAATATAAAGCCGAACTTGCATTGGTTAGAAACCAGAATATTGACATTACCAATTTTGAGGAAGAACTTAGTGAGTTCAAGAAGGGATTTGCAAGAAATTATGAATTGGCAAGCCGCAGATTTAAAGAAGCGATTGACGAAATAGATAAAACAATCATTCATCTTCAAAAAACGAAAGATGCTTTGTTGTCGTCAGAGAATAATTATCGCCTTGCAAATAATAAAGCCGAAGATTTGAGCATTAAAAAACTAACGCGAAACAATCCTACAATGAAAGCAAAGTTTGATGAACTGTCGAACAAGTTGGAATAA
- a CDS encoding DUF2795 domain-containing protein, with the protein MFWTLELASYLEDAPWPASKDELIDFAIRSGAPIEVVENLQELEDEGEVYESIEDIWPDYPSQEDFLFNEDEY; encoded by the coding sequence ATGTTTTGGACTTTAGAATTAGCCAGTTATTTGGAAGATGCGCCTTGGCCCGCAAGCAAAGATGAGTTGATTGACTTTGCCATCCGTTCCGGTGCACCCATTGAAGTGGTAGAAAATTTGCAAGAGCTGGAAGACGAAGGCGAAGTGTATGAAAGCATTGAAGATATTTGGCCCGACTATCCGAGCCAGGAAGACTTTTTGTTCAACGAAGATGAATATTAA
- a CDS encoding ABC transporter ATP-binding protein, producing the protein MLKAVNIHKKYNQLEVLKGVSLEIAQREIVSIVGSSGAGKTTLLHILGTLDSADKGEIYLNNQPFHHLRDKKLADFRNKNIGFVFQFHHLLPEFTALENVCIPGWLAGRKKKEVETEAARLLSILGLKDRIENKPNQLSGGEQQRVAVARALINKPSIVFADEPTGNLDSANAKELHNLFFQLREEFSQTFLIVTHNEELAAMSDRILKMKDGLIEE; encoded by the coding sequence ATGCTGAAAGCAGTAAATATTCACAAAAAATACAACCAGTTAGAAGTTTTAAAAGGCGTGAGTCTTGAAATTGCGCAGCGCGAAATTGTTTCGATAGTAGGCTCATCCGGCGCAGGAAAAACCACGCTGCTGCATATTTTAGGAACTTTGGACAGCGCCGATAAAGGAGAAATTTACCTGAACAATCAGCCTTTCCATCATTTGCGCGATAAGAAGCTCGCCGATTTCCGTAATAAAAATATCGGTTTCGTTTTTCAGTTTCATCATTTGCTGCCGGAATTTACGGCATTGGAAAATGTATGTATTCCGGGCTGGCTTGCAGGCAGAAAAAAGAAAGAAGTAGAAACTGAAGCCGCGCGCCTTCTTTCGATTTTGGGATTAAAAGACAGAATTGAAAACAAACCGAACCAATTAAGCGGCGGCGAACAGCAACGCGTTGCCGTGGCGCGTGCGCTTATCAATAAACCGTCAATTGTGTTTGCAGACGAACCTACGGGCAACCTCGACAGCGCAAATGCAAAAGAACTGCACAATCTTTTTTTTCAACTGAGAGAAGAATTTAGCCAGACATTTTTAATTGTTACGCACAACGAAGAACTTGCCGCGATGAGCGACCGCATTCTGAAAATGAAAGACGGACTGATTGAAGAATAA
- a CDS encoding ammonium transporter has translation MQKTSFKRVAPFLILALVALGALFIPSITNYADASGKYNGADTTWVLISTALVFLMTPGLAFFYGGMVNRKNILSTMIKSVVAAGVVSVIWVVVGFSLCFGKSIGGFVGNPATFFFFKDVASGQPWGGMPTVPFTLFSLFQLMFAIITPGLVVGAVAERIRFTSYILFIVLFSLLVYAPLAHWSWHPDGFLAKMGALDFAGGTVVHISAGCAALAGALVLKRRKVHIEKIETPPANIPYVLIGTSLLWFGWFGFNAGSAGAANGLAVSAFATTNTAAAAAGLSWMFFDVMKGKKPSVLGFCIGAVVGLVAITPGAGYVAIPQSIFIGVLAAIISNTAVHIKSKSRVDDTLDVFPCHGIGGIVGMILTGVFATKTVNSAGADGLFYGNASFFFTELKALLFAVVYSFVVSFLIFKFINFILPLRVSEEDEKIGLDASQHDEIYLDPPRPIHTASDIVAKA, from the coding sequence CTTTTAAGAGAGTTGCTCCGTTCCTTATTTTGGCGCTTGTAGCTTTGGGTGCGTTGTTTATTCCTTCGATAACGAATTACGCTGATGCTTCGGGAAAGTATAATGGCGCCGATACCACATGGGTACTTATTTCTACTGCTTTGGTATTTTTAATGACGCCGGGGCTTGCCTTTTTTTACGGCGGCATGGTAAACAGGAAAAACATTCTTTCTACCATGATTAAAAGTGTGGTAGCTGCGGGAGTCGTGAGTGTTATTTGGGTTGTTGTTGGGTTTAGCTTGTGTTTCGGAAAATCTATCGGCGGTTTTGTGGGCAATCCTGCGACTTTTTTCTTTTTTAAAGATGTGGCTTCGGGGCAGCCGTGGGGCGGAATGCCAACGGTTCCGTTTACATTGTTTTCTTTATTTCAATTAATGTTTGCCATTATTACGCCGGGTTTAGTGGTAGGCGCTGTTGCCGAAAGAATAAGATTTACTTCGTACATTTTGTTTATTGTTTTGTTTAGTTTATTGGTATATGCGCCGCTGGCACACTGGAGTTGGCATCCCGATGGATTTTTAGCAAAAATGGGTGCGCTCGATTTTGCAGGTGGAACAGTGGTGCATATTTCCGCAGGATGCGCTGCACTTGCGGGTGCTTTGGTCTTGAAACGAAGAAAAGTCCACATCGAAAAAATAGAAACGCCGCCGGCAAATATTCCTTATGTTTTAATTGGAACAAGTTTGTTATGGTTTGGTTGGTTTGGGTTTAATGCGGGTTCTGCGGGCGCTGCAAACGGATTGGCTGTTTCGGCTTTTGCAACGACCAATACAGCAGCAGCAGCAGCGGGTTTATCATGGATGTTTTTTGATGTGATGAAAGGGAAAAAACCTTCTGTGCTTGGCTTCTGCATTGGCGCTGTTGTCGGCTTGGTGGCGATTACACCGGGCGCAGGATATGTAGCAATTCCGCAAAGTATATTTATAGGCGTGCTTGCTGCCATTATTTCAAATACAGCCGTTCATATTAAGTCAAAATCCAGAGTAGATGATACTTTGGACGTTTTTCCATGCCATGGGATAGGCGGTATTGTAGGAATGATTTTGACCGGTGTATTTGCTACAAAAACCGTTAATAGTGCAGGTGCAGACGGGCTGTTTTATGGCAATGCAAGTTTCTTTTTTACTGAACTGAAAGCACTGCTTTTTGCCGTGGTTTATAGTTTTGTGGTATCGTTTTTAATTTTCAAGTTTATCAACTTTATATTGCCGTTGCGCGTGAGCGAAGAAGACGAAAAAATCGGCTTGGATGCTTCGCAGCACGATGAAATTTATTTAGATCCGCCGCGACCAATTCATACCGCTTCTGATATAGTGGCAAAAGCTTAA
- the mfd gene encoding transcription-repair coupling factor, which produces MNLQTLLGKYNNFPRLKQLADRLLLSKSEKIFLQNLKGSSAEFLAASVFQHEALKNFNHVFVLNDSEEAAYFHNTLENLTGALNLFYFPSSFKNRKNFQLLNSSHIMLRTEALTRFSAPTGERTGAMITYPEALFEKVVLPKTLSGNIIHIKVNDTLNVDSLMELFVDYGFVRTDFVYEPGQFALRGGILDIYSFGNDKPYRVELFGNDVDSIRLFDPETQLSERKLLQVSIIPNVETQFDDEEKISLFNFLPENTIIWLKDWDVIAEQITRQNLDLQDFLDKKDNENFVEEINDEFEETKILKNINQDDFLSSEIIKEEILERTIIEFGYQPHFSLLTSDFFTKEQPSFNRNFDLLIKDLKSYESKKYDIYLFSEQAKQLERLRSIFTDLNTEIQFTPLAVSIHEGFIDDDLKIVCYTDHQIFQRYHKYHIRQAYNKSKALSLKTLRDMQPGDFVTHIDHGVGRYSGLQKIESNGSIQEAVRIIYRDNDILYVNINSLHKISKYTGKEGTEPKINKLGSDVWNKLKEKTKTRVKEIAFDLIKLYAERKAQKGFAFSPDNYMQTELEASFIYEDTPDQSKATADVKRDMESPAPMDRLVCGDVGFGKTEVAIRAAFKAVVDGKQVAVLVPTTILAYQHFQTFSERLKEFAVTVDFINRFKTAKEKKETLQKLAEGKIDIIIGTHAVLGKDVKFKDLGLMVIDEEQKFGVAHKEKLKTLRTNVDSLTLTATPIPRTLQFSLMGARDLSIINTPPPNRQPIQTEVQVFSHDFVRDAIYFEIERGGQVFFVYNRVQGVKEMSALIQQLCPDLSVTYAHGQMDGKELEGKILDFIERKYDVLVCTNIVESGVDIPNVNTIIINNAHHFGLSDLHQLRGRVGRNNKKAFCYLLAPPMSTLPADSRKRLQTLEQFSELGSGFQIAMRDLDIRGAGNLLGGEQTGFMAEIGFEMYQKVLEEAIRELKRTDFKDLFKEEISKQDDFVSDCTIDTDQEILIPDSYVENITERLALYTRLDHYQNEEELQHFRQELIDRFGAIPQQVEDLFSVIKSRELAIGLGFEKMTLKENVLRCFFINKNDSPYFESDTFKNILDYLQTGTNKARLKQIGTNFLLIVNDVKNADEMLRFLQKMWSSVSRKETSK; this is translated from the coding sequence ATGAACCTACAGACACTTCTCGGGAAGTACAACAATTTTCCCCGCCTGAAACAGTTGGCGGACAGGCTTTTACTGTCCAAATCCGAAAAAATATTTTTACAGAATTTAAAAGGCAGTTCCGCTGAATTCCTTGCTGCATCAGTATTTCAGCACGAAGCATTGAAAAATTTCAACCATGTTTTTGTACTGAACGATTCAGAGGAAGCCGCGTATTTCCACAACACTTTGGAAAATCTTACAGGCGCGTTGAACCTGTTTTATTTTCCGTCTTCTTTCAAAAACAGAAAGAATTTTCAACTGCTCAATTCGTCGCACATCATGCTACGGACAGAGGCATTGACAAGATTTTCTGCGCCAACGGGCGAACGCACCGGCGCGATGATTACTTATCCCGAAGCGTTGTTTGAAAAAGTAGTGCTGCCCAAAACGTTGAGCGGAAATATTATTCATATCAAAGTAAACGACACTTTGAATGTTGATAGTTTAATGGAATTGTTCGTCGATTACGGTTTTGTGCGAACCGATTTTGTGTACGAACCCGGACAGTTTGCTTTGCGCGGCGGCATTTTGGATATTTATTCGTTCGGAAATGACAAGCCTTATCGTGTGGAGCTTTTCGGCAACGATGTGGACAGCATTCGTTTGTTTGATCCGGAAACACAATTGAGCGAGCGTAAGCTGTTGCAGGTTTCGATTATACCAAATGTAGAAACACAATTTGATGATGAAGAAAAAATTTCTTTGTTCAATTTTCTTCCCGAAAACACGATTATCTGGCTGAAAGACTGGGACGTAATTGCGGAGCAAATCACTCGTCAGAACTTGGATTTGCAGGACTTCTTGGATAAAAAGGATAATGAAAATTTTGTCGAAGAAATCAACGATGAATTTGAAGAAACAAAGATTTTAAAGAATATTAATCAAGATGATTTTCTCTCTTCAGAAATTATCAAAGAAGAAATTTTAGAAAGAACGATTATTGAGTTTGGCTACCAACCACACTTCTCTCTTCTAACTTCTGACTTCTTCACAAAAGAGCAGCCTTCGTTTAACCGCAATTTCGATTTGCTGATTAAAGATTTAAAGTCTTACGAAAGTAAGAAATACGATATTTATCTTTTCTCGGAACAAGCAAAACAACTTGAAAGGTTAAGGAGCATTTTTACGGATTTGAATACCGAAATTCAATTCACGCCATTGGCTGTCAGCATTCACGAAGGCTTTATTGACGATGACTTAAAAATCGTTTGCTACACCGACCACCAGATTTTTCAGCGTTATCATAAGTATCATATCCGTCAGGCGTACAACAAGAGCAAAGCCTTGTCGTTAAAGACTTTGCGCGATATGCAGCCCGGCGATTTTGTTACACATATCGACCACGGCGTCGGTCGTTACAGCGGTTTGCAAAAAATCGAAAGTAACGGCAGCATTCAGGAAGCGGTGCGTATTATTTACCGCGACAATGATATTTTGTATGTGAATATTAATTCGCTGCACAAGATTTCAAAGTACACGGGCAAAGAAGGAACCGAACCGAAAATCAACAAGCTCGGCAGCGATGTCTGGAACAAGCTGAAAGAAAAAACCAAGACGCGCGTTAAAGAAATTGCATTCGATTTAATCAAATTATATGCGGAACGAAAAGCGCAAAAAGGCTTTGCCTTTTCGCCCGACAATTATATGCAGACCGAATTGGAAGCGAGCTTTATTTATGAAGATACGCCCGACCAAAGCAAAGCCACTGCCGATGTAAAACGCGATATGGAAAGTCCCGCACCAATGGACAGATTGGTTTGCGGCGATGTGGGTTTCGGAAAGACGGAAGTGGCTATCCGCGCGGCTTTTAAGGCTGTTGTGGATGGAAAACAAGTGGCGGTTTTAGTGCCGACGACTATTCTTGCCTATCAGCATTTTCAAACATTTTCGGAACGGCTAAAAGAGTTTGCCGTTACGGTCGATTTTATCAATCGCTTTAAAACGGCGAAAGAGAAAAAAGAAACTTTACAAAAATTAGCCGAAGGAAAAATTGACATAATTATTGGTACGCACGCTGTTCTCGGAAAGGATGTGAAATTCAAAGATTTAGGCTTGATGGTTATTGATGAAGAACAAAAGTTTGGCGTGGCGCACAAAGAAAAATTAAAGACTTTGCGCACCAATGTAGATAGCCTTACATTGACTGCAACGCCCATTCCGCGTACATTACAGTTCAGTTTGATGGGCGCGAGAGATTTATCAATCATCAATACGCCGCCGCCAAATCGCCAACCGATTCAAACCGAAGTACAGGTCTTTTCGCACGATTTTGTACGCGATGCCATCTATTTTGAAATCGAGCGCGGCGGACAGGTTTTCTTTGTTTACAATCGTGTGCAGGGCGTAAAAGAAATGAGTGCTTTGATACAACAGCTTTGTCCCGATTTAAGTGTTACTTATGCTCACGGACAAATGGATGGAAAAGAATTGGAAGGAAAAATATTGGATTTTATTGAGCGGAAATACGATGTATTGGTTTGTACCAATATTGTTGAAAGCGGCGTGGACATTCCGAATGTGAACACGATTATCATCAACAATGCGCATCATTTCGGGTTGAGCGATTTGCATCAGTTACGCGGTCGTGTTGGGCGAAATAATAAAAAAGCATTTTGTTATTTGTTAGCTCCGCCGATGAGCACTTTACCTGCCGATTCGCGAAAACGCCTGCAAACATTGGAACAGTTTAGCGAGTTGGGAAGCGGCTTCCAGATTGCGATGCGCGATTTGGATATTCGCGGTGCGGGAAATTTGTTGGGCGGAGAACAAACGGGTTTCATGGCTGAAATCGGTTTTGAAATGTACCAAAAAGTTTTGGAAGAAGCCATTCGCGAACTCAAGCGCACAGACTTTAAGGATTTGTTCAAAGAAGAAATTTCCAAGCAAGACGATTTTGTTTCCGATTGCACGATTGATACCGACCAGGAGATTTTAATTCCCGATAGTTATGTTGAAAATATAACGGAACGTTTGGCGCTTTATACAAGACTCGACCATTATCAGAATGAAGAAGAACTGCAACATTTTCGTCAGGAATTAATTGATAGATTTGGCGCAATTCCGCAACAGGTGGAAGATTTATTTTCCGTAATCAAATCGCGGGAACTCGCTATTGGCTTAGGTTTTGAGAAAATGACGCTGAAAGAAAATGTATTGCGCTGTTTCTTCATCAACAAAAACGATTCGCCGTATTTTGAAAGCGATACGTTTAAAAATATCCTTGATTATTTGCAAACAGGAACGAACAAAGCGAGGTTGAAACAAATAGGCACCAACTTTTTGCTGATTGTGAATGATGTAAAAAATGCCGATGAAATGCTTCGTTTTTTACAAAAAATGTGGTCTTCCGTATCACGTAAAGAAACTTCCAAATAA